A single window of Debaryomyces hansenii CBS767 chromosome F complete sequence DNA harbors:
- a CDS encoding DEHA2F15246p (similar to uniprot|P40086 Saccharomyces cerevisiae YER141W COX15 Protein required for the hydroxylation of heme O to form heme A) translates to MMLSKTRFFFTKNSSVLKTLSQTKVSRLSIAQKPPTKISQIFNSLKFRRQYSTVQSKLNVDNASSNIATQVKNAQGSKGSSETIISSKSIGYWLIGTSGLIFGIVVIGGLTRLTESGLSITEWKPVTGMLPPLSEQDWEEEFAKYQNSPEFKQLNSHITLEEFKFIFNMEWGHRLIGRGIGMFFILPAIYFWTSKKFANHVKWKVVGLTGLLGLQGVIGWWMVQSGLDEKQLLERRSKPAVSQYRLTTHLGAAFLMYLGVLWTGFEILNENKWLQQAKKVPGSVDILFKQLSNPALKKIRTIGTGLLCLTFLTAMSGGMVAGLDAGLIYNTFPHMGDDYIPSSNELMSPVFSRKKDQSDLWWRNLLENPTTVQLVHRTLATTTFFSILGAHIYASRNKKIIPKTAQRMLHSVMGFATLQVALGISTLIYLVPIPLAAAHQAGALALLTTCLAFAAQLKKPRPQTASYINKIMKEHLLRK, encoded by the coding sequence ATGATGCTTTCTAAGACTAGGTTCTTTTTCACTAAGAACTCGTCGGTGTTGAAAACCTTGTCTCAAACCAAGGTCAGCAGGTTATCGATTGCTCAAAAACCTCCAACCAAAATTTCACAAATTTTCAACAGCTTGAAATTTAGAAGACAATATAGTACTGTACAACTGAAATTAAACGTGGATAATGCTTCTTCTAATATAGCTACACAAGTAAAGAATGCTCAAGGCTCTAAAGGTAGTTCTGAAACTATAATTTCTAGCAAATCAATAGGGTATTGGTTGATTGGAACTTCCGGTTTGATCTTTGGCATTGTTGTGATAGGAGGCTTGACCAGATTGACAGAATCAGGGTTATCCATCACCGAATGGAAGCCTGTTACTGGGATGCTTCCACCATTGAGTGAACAGGATTGGGAAGAGGAATTTGCGAAATATCAGAATTCACCAGAATTTAAACAGCTTAACTCCCATATCACTCTAGAAGAGTTCAAgttcattttcaacatgGAATGGGGCCACAGATTGATTGGAAGAGGTATTGGGATGTTTTTCATATTACCTGCGATATACTTTTGGACTTCTAAAAAGTTTGCAAACCATGTCAAGTGGAAAGTTGTTGGTTTAACTGGGTTATTAGGCTTGCAAGGTGTAATCGGTTGGTGGATGGTGCAATCCGGGTTAGATGAAAAGCAATTGTTAGAAAGAAGATCAAAACCTGCTGTTTCTCAATACAGATTAACAACACATCTTGGTGCTGCTTTTTTGATGTATTTGGGTGTTTTGTGGACAGGTTTCGAAATTTTAAACGAGAATAAATGGCTTCAACAGGCTAAGAAAGTACCTGGTTCAGttgatattctttttaAGCAATTAAGCAATCCAGcattaaagaaaatcagAACTATTGGAACTGGGTTGCTCTGCTTGACCTTTTTGACTGCCATGTCTGGTGGTATGGTTGCAGGCTTAGACGCCGGTCTTATTTATAACACGTTTCCACATATGGGAGATGATTATATACCATCTTCCAATGAGTTAATGTCGCCTGTGTTTTCCCGTAAGAAGGACCAATCCGATTTATGGTGGAGAAATTTGTTAGAGAATCCAACTACAGTTCAGCTTGTTCATCGTACACTTGCGACTACCACATTCTTCTCTATCTTAGGTGCTCATATATATGCCTCAAGgaacaagaagataatTCCAAAAACTGCACAGAGAATGTTGCACTCAGTGATGGGATTTGCAACTCTTCAAGTTGCATTAGGTATCTCCACCCTTATATATTTGGTTCCTATTCCATTAGCTGCTGCTCATCAAGCAGGTGCATTGGCATTATTGACGACATGCTTAGCTTTTGCAGCCCAATTAAAAAAACCAAGACCACAAACTGCttcatatattaataagataatgaaggagcatttattaagaaaatGA
- a CDS encoding DEHA2F15224p (similar to uniprot|P38225 Saccharomyces cerevisiae YBR041W FAT1 Fatty acid transporter and very long-chain fatty acyl-CoA synthetase), with translation MTTIELAAAAVLGSQLLDAKYHIKDDFFLTQKVLREAVPYAINCYRGRASFWYYFEKSVFKYPKNKAIVFPRPKKNVEPTKDENGDMNYDNLFTLETYTYKELYDIILRFSYILKNDYGVTADQTIAINCMNKPLFIILWLSLWNIGATPAFLNFNTKDQPLIHCLKSSNVTQVFIDPDCAGPIKETESRINQESPNVKLHYINEPELLRVLTDKSRPKHRAPDNTRRPEDTDVSCCALIYTSGTSGLPKPAIMSWRKAFMAASFFGYIMKIDSKSNVLTAMPLYHSTAAMLGVCPTLLAGGCISISQKFSATSFWTQAKLCQTTHIQYVGEVCRYLLNSKPHPDQQRHNVSIAYGNGLRRDIWLEFKKRFHIKAIGEFYASTESPIATTNLQYGDFGVGACRKYGGLINLILSTQQSLVKMDPEDENEIWKDPKTGFATRADHDEPGELLMKILNAKNPEGTFQGYYGNKNATSSKVIRDVFKKGDAWFRSGDLLKMDQDGLLYFVDRLGDTFRWKSENVSASEVENELMGSKAIKQSVVVGVKVPNHEGRAGFAVIDPLDEFSDESKHNEVLAKIYDHVSKTLPGYAVPQFIKISGEIEASHNHKVSKNQFKNQKLPKGESGNDVIYWLNKTKYEELTEEAWGKIMKGAAKL, from the coding sequence ATGACCACTATTGAATtagcagcagcagcagtATTAGGATCGCAGTTACTTGATGCTAAATACCATATTAAGGATGACTTTTTTCTCACACAGAAGGTGTTAAGAGAAGCAGTCCCATATGCAATTAATTGCTACAGAGGAAGAGCCAGTTTCTGGTATTATTTCGAAAAATCAGTATTCAAATACCCAAAAAATAAGGCAATTGTGTTCCCAAGACCCAAGAAGAATGTTGAGCCAACGAAGGATGAGAATGGAGATATGAACTACGACAATCTTTTCACATTGGAAACGTACACCTACAAGGAATTATACGATATAATTTTGAGGTTTAGTTAtatcttgaagaatgaCTATGGTGTGACAGCAGACCAAACTATTGCAATTAACTGTATGAACAAGCCGTTGTTTATTATACTTTGGTTATCGTTATGGAATATTGGTGCAACACCAGCATTCTTAAACTTCAACACGAAAGATCAGCCATTGATTCATTGTTTGAAGTCGTCGAATGTGACACAAGTTTTCATTGACCCCGATTGTGCTGGCCCAATCAAAGAGACCGAATCGAGAATTAACCAGGAATCGCCAAATGTTAAGTTGCATTACATTAATGAACCTGAGTTATTGAGAGTATTAACAGACAAGTCAAGGCCAAAGCATAGAGCTCCAGACAACACCAGAAGACCAGAGGATACCGATGTTTCTTGTTGTGCATTAATCTACACGTCAGGAACTTCAGGATTACCGAAGCCTGCCATTATGTCATGGAGAAAGGCTTTCATGGCTGCCTCATTTTTTGGTTATATTATGAAAATTGATTCTAAGTCTAATGTTTTAACAGCCATGCCGTTATACCATTCTACGGCAGCTATGTTGGGTGTTTGTCCGACATTATTAGCAGGTGGATGTATCTCTATTTCCCAAAAGTTTTCTGCTACTTCGTTCTGGACTCAAGCCAAATTGTGTCAGACTACTCATATTCAATACGTTGGGGAGGTTTGTCGTtacttattgaattcaaagcCTCATCCTGATCAACAGAGACATAACGTATCAATTGCCTATGGTAATGGTTTACGTCGTGATATTTGGCTTGAGTTTAAGAAGAGGTTCCATATTAAGGCCATCGGTGAGTTCTATGCATCGACTGAATCACCAATTGCGACGACCAATTTACAATATGGTGATTTTGGTGTAGGAGCCTGTCGTAAATATGGTGGTCTTATCAACTTGATTTTATCTACCCAACAATCTTTAGTTAAAATGGACCCAGAGGATGAAAATGAGATCTGGAAAGATCCGAAGACTGGTTTTGCTACTCGTGCTGATCATGACGAGCCTGGTgaattgttgatgaaaattttgaatgcaAAAAATCCAGAAGGTACATTCCAAGGTTACTATGGTAATAAGAATGCTACTTCGTCTAAAGTTATCAGGGATGTCTTTAAAAAGGGTGATGCATGGTTTAGAAGTggtgatttattaaaaatggATCAAGATggtttattatatttcgTTGATAGATTGGGTGACACTTTCCGTTGGAAATCAGAAAATGTTTCAGCATCTGAAGTCGAGAACGAATTAATGGGTTCCAAAGCTATCAAACAATCAGTAGTTGTTGGTGTCAAAGTCCCTAATCATGAAGGTAGAGCGGGATTTGCAGTCATTGATCCGTTGGACGAATTTAGTGACGAGTCAAAACATAACGAAGTTTTAGCTAAAATTTATGATCATGTTTCGAAAACGTTACCAGGATATGCTGTTCCACAATTTATCAAGATTAGTGGTGAAATTGAAGCAAGTCACAACCACAAGGTTTCAAAGAATCAATTTAAAAACCAAAAGTTACCAAAGGGAGAGTCCGGTAATGATGTTATCTATTGGTTGAACAAGACtaaatatgaagaattaacCGAAGAAGCTTGGGGAAAGATCATGAAGGGAGCAGCTAAATTATAA
- a CDS encoding DEHA2F15202p (highly similar to uniprot|P00560 Saccharomyces cerevisiae YCR012W PGK1 3-phosphoglycerate kinase) has product MSLSNKLSVKDLDVSGKRVFIRVDFNVPLDGKTITNNQRIVAALPTIKYVLENKPKAVILASHLGRPNGEKVDKFSLAPVASELEKLLGKKVNFLDDCVGDNVEKAVNGGSDGEVFLLENLRFHIEEEGSQKKDGEKVKASGEDVKKFRQQLTNLADVYVNDAFGTAHRAHSSMVGLELPQKAAGFLMAKELEYFAKALENPVRPFLAILGGAKVSDKIQLIDNLLDKVDLLIVGGGMSFTFKKVLDNMPIGDSLFDEAGAKNVENLVAKAKKNNVKIVLPVDFITADKFDKDAKTSTATEDEGIPDNWMGLDAGPKSNELFAKTVAEAKTIVWNGPPGVFEFDNFAKGTKSLLDAAVKSAESGNTVIIGGGDTATVAKKYGVVDKLSHVSTGGGASLELLEGKELPGVVAISDKK; this is encoded by the coding sequence ATGTCTTTATCTAACAAGTTATCTGTCAAGGACTTAGATGTCTCCGGTAAGAGAGTTTTCATCAGAGTGGATTTCAATGTTCCATTAGATGGTAAAACCATCACCAACAACCAAAGAATTGTTGCTGCTTTACCAACTATCAAGTATGTGTTAGAAAACAAGCCTAAGGCTGTTATCTTGGCTTCTCACTTAGGAAGACCAAACGGTGAAAAAGTTGACAAGTTCTCTTTAGCTCCAGTTGCCAGTGAATTGGAAAAGTTGTTGGGTAAGAAGGTTAACTTCTTAGACGACTGTGTTGGTGACAATGTTGAAAAAGCTGTGAACGGTGGTAGTGACGGTGAAGTTTTCTTATTAGAAAACTTGAGATTCCAcatcgaagaagaaggttcGCAAAAGAAGGACGGTGAAAAGGTCAAGGCTTCCGGCGAAGATGTCAAGAAATTCAGACAACAATTGACCAACTTGGCCGATGTCTACGTTAATGATGCTTTCGGTACTGCCCACAGAGCCCACTCTTCTATGGTTGGTTTAGAATTACCACAAAAAGCTGCTGGTTTCTTAATGGCCAAGGAATTAGAATACTTTGCTAAGGCCTTAGAAAACCCAGTCAGACCATTCTTAGCCATCTTAGGTGGTGCCAAGGTTTCTGACAAGATCCAATTGATCGACAACTTGTTAGACAAGGTCGATTTATTGATTGTTGGTGGTGGTATGTCTTTCACCTTCAAGAAGGTCTTAGACAACATGCCAATTGGTGACTCCTTGTTCGACGAAGCTGGTGCTAAGAACGTCGAAAACTTAGTTGCTAAGGCTAAGAAGAACAACGTCAAGATTGTCTTGCCGGTTGATTTCATTACTGCCGACAAATTCGACAAGGATGCTAAGACCTCCACTGCCACTGAAGACGAAGGTATCCCAGACAATTGGATGGGTTTAGATGCTGGTCCAAAGTCCAACGAATTGTTTGCTAAGACTGTTGCTGAAGCTAAGACTATTGTCTGGAATGGTCCACCAGGTGTTTTCGAATTCGACAACTTCGCTAAAGGTACTAAGTCTTTATTAGATGCTGCTGTCAAGTCTGCTGAATCTGGTAACACTGTTATCATCGGTGGTGGTGACACTGCTACTGTTGCTAAGAAGTACGGTGTTGTTGACAAGTTGTCCCATGTCTCTACCGGTGGTGGTGCTTCtttagaattattggaagGTAAGGAATTGCCAGGTGTTGTTGCTATTTCCGATaagaaataa